TACCCGACGCATCCGACTCGCTAACGCTTTCCCGAAATCACCGCACTGTCAAACCGAAGTTCGAACTCTTCTTGGAGGTTTACCATGATTCGTGAACGCACTCGTGCTTCGAGCAAACGCGTTGTGGCGATCATCGCCGCGTCTACAGTCATCATCGCAGCCTGCGCTGCACCAACGACCACTCGCGTCGTCGAGGTGACCAAAGAAGTCGTTGTCACCGCAGCGCCGGGCGCCGGTGCGATAGATCCCAGCGCGAAATTCCAGCTCACCTACCTGAACATCTGTTTCCCCTCGTCCATGGCCGTAACCGACTTGATGCTCGCGGCCTTCGGCGCCAAGTATCCAAACATAGACGTCAAGGTGGACTGCGCGCAGGGAGACTACGCCGAAGGCATCTTCGCTCAGGCTGCCGCAGGCAACCTGCCGGACGTGGTCTTTTCGGCCGATCTGTTCACCGTGCCATTCGTAAACGCCGGCGTGCTCCTCGACCTCGAACAATTCGACAAAGCTGACGAATCGTTCAGCTTCGACGACATCTATCCGAACATCCTCGCCCTGGGCCAGGTGCCCGGCAAGCCCGGCACGTACATGATCCCGGCGTCATGGGACAGCGTGCAGATGTACTACAACAAAGACCTGTTCGAGAAGTCAGGCGCGCCCGTGCCAACAGACGAATGGACCTGGGATGACCTGATCACGGCCTGCAAGGTTGTGCAGGAGAAGAACCCCGGCGTGTACTGCGTCGGCAACGGCGGCACCGAGGGCTGGGATTGGTGGGCTTACTTCATCCCGTGGATCGTCGGCCACGGCGGGTATCCGGTGAGCGAAGACTTCAAGACCTCGACGTTCAGCTCGCCCGAGTCGCTCGCCGGCATCCAGGCCTACGTGGACTTGTGGACCAAGCACAAGGTGACCATCCCCATCGGTGAGCAACTGCCTAGCGGACGCGACGGTTGCTTCATCGCCGGCAAGTGCGCCACCTACTTCATGATCCCAGGCTTGATGAAGACCTTCCGCGAGAAGATCACCGACTTCACCTGGGATGTGGTGCAGATGCCCGCGCTGCCCAAGAAGCGCGTCACCGGCATGGGCACGTATGGCTATGGCATCAGCAAAGACAGCAAAAACCCGCAGGCAGCCTGGGAGCTGATCAAGTTCCTGGCTTCGCCCACCGGCCAGCGCCTCAGCCTGACGAACTACATCGGTGTGCCGTTCCTCAAGTCCATGGCAGACGATCCGGTGTATGAGCGCCTGCAGCCGCCGCCGCAGAACATCAAAGCCTTCCTCAAAGGCGGCGAAATCGGCATCTTCCCGCCCAACGGCTACCCACCCAAGTGTGGCAGCTTGTACGCCGGCCTGATCAACCAAACCATCCGGACGGCGCTCGAAGAGTCCATCCGCGGCGTCAAGACGGTCGAACAAGCCTTTAAGGACGCCGACGCGGAGATTCAGTCCTGCCTAGACACGGCGCAATAGCGCATTGCGCTCAGCCCTCACAGGGTTTTCGCTTTGCCGCGGAGCCCCTGTGAGGGCTTATGTTGAGAGGGGATGATGATCACACAACCGATGGCACCGCGCCCACGCCGGATGCGCCACAGCAAGTTGTATTGGCGCGAGACAATGGAAGGCTATGCGTTCATCATGCCGGTGGTGCTCGGCCTGATTTTGTTTGTCTTCGGGCCGATGATTGCCTCGCTGTACATCAGCTTCACCGAGTACAGTATCTTGCAATCGCCCGTGTGGGTCGGCCTGCGCAACTACGTGGACATGTTCACGCGCGCCCCGCTGAGGGTGATGCATTCGTTGTGGGTGACGGTCGTCTACGCCGCATGCTCCGTGCCG
The window above is part of the Candidatus Roseilinea sp. genome. Proteins encoded here:
- a CDS encoding ABC transporter substrate-binding protein, with amino-acid sequence MIRERTRASSKRVVAIIAASTVIIAACAAPTTTRVVEVTKEVVVTAAPGAGAIDPSAKFQLTYLNICFPSSMAVTDLMLAAFGAKYPNIDVKVDCAQGDYAEGIFAQAAAGNLPDVVFSADLFTVPFVNAGVLLDLEQFDKADESFSFDDIYPNILALGQVPGKPGTYMIPASWDSVQMYYNKDLFEKSGAPVPTDEWTWDDLITACKVVQEKNPGVYCVGNGGTEGWDWWAYFIPWIVGHGGYPVSEDFKTSTFSSPESLAGIQAYVDLWTKHKVTIPIGEQLPSGRDGCFIAGKCATYFMIPGLMKTFREKITDFTWDVVQMPALPKKRVTGMGTYGYGISKDSKNPQAAWELIKFLASPTGQRLSLTNYIGVPFLKSMADDPVYERLQPPPQNIKAFLKGGEIGIFPPNGYPPKCGSLYAGLINQTIRTALEESIRGVKTVEQAFKDADAEIQSCLDTAQ